Sequence from the Ziziphus jujuba cultivar Dongzao chromosome 9, ASM3175591v1 genome:
TCCCTAGATCTACATTCTTCCAAAAActgagttttatttatttatttattttccaaattgATCTCTCATTTTTTATTCTGTCTATCTCAGCCAAGAAAGGAGTCATTCCTCTTTCTGAGCTTCTTTTGTAACGCCGAAGTCATGAGGATATCAGATAATCTGGCATCCAACTGGAATTACATCTGGTCTTCTAGCTTCTGGATCATCAAGTTCTTAGAAGTTGGTGGTTTTTTCTCTCCATTCCAAGGGTACTCTAACCTCACCCTTTGGATTCTCTCTGCAACAATCTCTTTCTTTCTAATATTCGTTGCTCTTCTCGTAGAGGCCGTAGCAACGCTTGGATCCAAAGTTGTATTTGTTCACGAGAAGACATGCAAAGGAGGAATATGTTGTCATGGTTACCATCATTGTCCCATTGATTGTGAAGAATACTTGAAAGAATTCATGTGGGCAATATAGCTTGGCTTTGGAAAAGATGGTGACAATTGAATTTATGATTTTGACCCTTGTTTTTTATATTCTCAAGGACATAAAACATTGGTTATTGGTTTAGTGATGGCCAATTTTTATATTCCCAGTTTGGTATAGAAGTGTAACGTAGATGGAAACCAAATCTATATTTGTTCTGCTCTAGTTCACAAGGAATTGACTTGTTACTAGTTTGCTAATTTGTCCATGTTATTTTGCAGGATTTTATGGTAATCTGATCAAATTctttgtttaaaattaattgaatgtATATCAAAATGCAAGTGAAGTAGTGCATATGCTGTTCCATGGCTTTTAGCTGTGTTAAGGTTCAACTTTTTCCCCAGGTGCTAATTTCCTGGATTAGCCAACAGATTTTGGAcctgatgaaattttttttatgggctGCGTAGGACAAGGCCTCTCCGAACAATTCTCTTTCCAGCCCACCCATTTTGCTACTTATTGGGCTTTTCCCTTTCAATGAAAAGGTCTTTTTCAATGCTTGGATGGCTAttcaacaaaggaaaaaaaataaaaaaataaaaaagtataaaatggaCAATTTTACAATTTCCTTGCATGAAagttcctaatttttttttcttttttcctgtaAACAATGCAACTAATATTTATTCGAAATGCAGTCTCATCAATATCTAATACCACCGTGGAGGATTTTAGTTCAAATCTGTTAAATGGGAATATGATATTTCTCATATCCAAACTCTTCCCTAAAGGACAACTGGACAAGGTGACATTAATTGAAATTACTGACGGAACAGGTAGAGATAATGAATTAAAGTGAGTGTTAATATACATAGAAAACAACTTTCTTCTACTTGATTCCTTGAATGTTAATCAAAGCTGATTAGAGTGGTATAAGTACATCTTCCAAAACCATCAGCTTCCAGGAAATGGCCTTATCTATTTGGCAATTTCCTATTTCTCAGCttgttttttatcttttcattgcttatgaatcatgtttttAATCCTCTGTTTTAAAACTCACAATTTcatatcttaaattttttaaacaatttaacctaatttccttttatctaaGTGAAGTGTTAACGGCCATCTCAATTAAATCCATAACCAAAAAATTATCCTATTCCTTTTCAACTTGGCTAAAAAACTCAGTCCAtaaccccaaaacaaaaaagatggtCTACCTTACAAGTACACACTGGCTCACATAAAAACATCCAGAATTTTTTTGTTCAGTGGGTAGGACATACTATATGGTCCCTAAAACAACACCAACTAATTTAGAAGCtaaattcttaaaattataaaagctTGGTATCAAATTAAATAACCTTTCATCTTAAAAGCAAAAGATTCAGAGATTTACTTTTAGTAGGTGAGATTTGTTACAAGACAACATTTTGTGGGTCCCATACCTAAATTCAACCTCATTAACTTTTCAaagtatttattatttcttgGACTTCTTGTCGGAGTGATGTggactgtttttttatttttttgtccttcCTACAACGGTTTGAACAGTTTATCCTGGCAGGAGTGGATTAATAAGTTCCAACttcaaaaaattacatatatagtcCACAGAATTGGTTATTCTTGGAgcgaaaaataaatataagctTTTTCATGAAATAAGAAATCTGTTCATTTGGAACGGtgaatatttttacaaattcaTGTATAACGTTCAATAATAACTTACAACGtaaacccccttttttttttttaatcaaatttacaacgtaaaaaaaatggtttacgttgtaaatttttaacattatttgttACACGTATTAACATTAACAACCtgtgtatttaaatttttagccATGAGAAGTCCAAAAAAATCATCTAAGCTAGCAACCAAATAGAATTGTCCAGCTTAACTATATATTTCATCAAGTTGGATAGTATTAATTGCTCTCCATAAAAATGGGttccacaaaaaataaaaaaataatgtcaataataaaaaaaaggatattattattataatttataataaaataataataaaacttacaacGGAATAAGGGTTAGTAAAAGCTGAAGTGAGAGGCTTGAAAACCAATTCTTGACATGGCCTCTACTCGCTTTACAGCAAAACCAACAGAGCAATGTCTCTATCGTACAGCATCTAAAACAAAACCtctcaataaaaaattaaagcaacGTGATTCCCATcggttttcttccttttttttttttttttgggtgaatatttCCTGGACAACCCATAGACAACAAATAAAGGATTGAGGTATTTTACTCTAGAAATAATGGATGAATACTGGGTACACATAGCTTAATTTGCATGATGTACTATTTATTAATATTGCTTATCAAATTTCTTTCAGCTTTTCTTCACCAAGAAAATCTCTGTCCCTCTCTTTTGCATATGTGCTCGATTGAATCAAGCAACCACAACTAATTTTAGTAGTTGGGTCCTCTTTCTTTTGTGACATATGAGAAGCTAATTAATAAAGACCACAGAAATTTTtgaggattattattattattattattattttggaaggaAACTATAAGATCACAGAAATTACGTATAAAAgtaaaggattattttttattaggagGTCCCTACTATCTCAATCAAACTTAAAGactaaaaaaatagtaaaactagcactttataaaaattaaagtatattTGGAAAGTTTAAAAgcgataaaataaaaataaaaataaaaaaagaaagataaaaccatgcttgctttttctttttcttttttcttttttttccaaaagataatatttatcaaatgcaacttttttttttcttttttttggttctatAATTGTTGAACAAGTGTGGAACTCGTTCTCAAGTTTATTAATGGTAAAAAGGTGAGAAtgacaatagaaaataaatctaaaagattaagaacaacaaaataaattaaaatttaaaagattgaaGTTATAAGGATCGAGCTAGCACTATGAACGAGACAAGAGAAAGAAGTGCAACGGCTAGTGCTTCTTTCACAtacatttaattgaaaaaacaaagacaGACAAAGCTAGAGGTTCCTTTCCATTCCCCTATAATATCTTTGTAATTATATTAATGAGTAGGTAGGATTaggaatattaaaaatctatatcATGAATATCTTTATAATACCACCATTATCAACATAGGATAGGACTTTATaggatccaaaaaataaaataaaataagctacTTTGTCTTTTTGTTTCTGTTCATTTATGCCTACAACTACTATTTCCCActactaaatttatatatacatatatatatatatatatatatatatatatatatatatatatatatatcttgcatTATAAAGTATTTGCAGCTTAAACAGGCAAGATCATGTTTTAGATTCCTATGATTGATGAATATTTATGTTTGGaatataaatttgtttaaatgTCTCACTGCGTCAtaatgaattaaattgaattccATTTGACTGTTTTGGACCAGAGAAATACAAGAccagataaaaaagaaaagaaaatgattttttttattaacaaaaaggtaataataataataattaataaaacatgaaaaataacccaaaaaagaaaaatgaaaatagaaaaatattggaAGTTATATAGGATGGACATTCTCTTCAAGTGAAGCCCAGGTCTTGCGGCCACTTTTTCCTAGAAAAAAATGGAGGATCCTATActgtataatataattttttgaccTGCAACAAATTATTGATGAAATTCCGTATATAAGGACAATGCTATTATTGTTCCTGCAAAACCTAACGGTCAAAGAAAATTGGGTTCGGTAAGTTTTTCAAAGATTTCTGCCTCTCCaaacaatcaaaattttatcaGCCAAAACTTCAAGGCCATTTCAGATTGTCCCACCAAAAGAACACTCAGGCAAAAGAACCAAAGCATGAAAGTCAAATTATATCTGAAATGCCTAGCTGCTACTAGCATTTGGTCAAAAAACCCAATTTATTGCTTTAAACACCATCAATGTTGGTCCAAAGTGCTTGAAGACCAACATCAACACCCTGCTTCTAAAAGCACTCTTCCCCTTCTTTTCACATTTctagcaaaaataaaacaagcaCTCTCTATTATTTGCTATcgcatggattttttttttttttttttttttttaggataaagatatgaaaatttataacatTGAGTATATATATAGACGTCTGAAAAGTCTATAATACACCttttaatacatttaaaaaggaaaaaagaaaattaagccctcccaaaaaaaaaaaaaaaagaaaataaattatcacaGAGAactccaaaccaaaaaaaaaaaaaaggattttggaAGCAGTCCTTTTGGTAGTCCATTGTTTTTTTCAGACATAGGCTGCATAATCCAAACCATGGAACAAAGGCGTAACActcatttaaacaaaaaaaaacaaaaaacaaaaaaaaaaaagttaaaaacctCTATTACTCGTAGCGGCTTCTAACCTACCCTGATCGATCAAAACCACATGATCGTTATTCTATTTCGCGAGTTTACAATGGGTCAATTTGGGTAACCACAATGGGGCTCCGAACCACATGCTTTCCATCCGTCCAAGAAAACGACCCGAACACCGCCCCTGTATCTCCCAGCGCCAGATTCCGACTATCCGCCGTTACCGTCGCGAAGAAACTCCGTTTCTTAACGGCGGGAGAGAACACCAATTTCGACGGCTTCACCGTCACCGTTACACCTTTCGGAGCCTGAACTCCGACCCGATACACCGCATTCGTCTCGCCCACATTCGTCACCGTCCTAATGAACGTCTTGCTCGATTTACCCACCGCAGCGCTCGAGAACAAAGCGCCAATAGATGGGTAATTGAGATTCTCCGGCAACGGCCTTTTCGCCGGGCAATGCACCGGTGATCGAGTAATCACCTGGATCACTTTGGGTCCGTATCCGATGGAGCAGAGGAAGTTTACGTAATCGTCATTCGTGATGTCGTAGACCAGACCCGGATCCATTGCAAGGTCCAGATTGACATGTCCGGCTCCGAAATCATACGGCGTTGCAGGTTTGCCGGTGGACTCCTCCGTCATCATCTGGTTTTGGTTGTTGACCGTGCTAGCGGTGGTCATCATGGCAGATCTTATCGCTGCTGGGCTCCAATCTGGGTGAGCAGATTTCAGTAGAGCCGCCGCACCGCTCACATGTGGGCACGCCATGGAAGTTCCAGACAAAATGTTGAACTCCGTCTTCCTCAAATCAGAATCCAAACCAGTTGGGCCAACGGCGTCGGTCCAAGCTGCGAGAATATTAACCCCCGGCGCGATCAAATCGGGTTTGAGAATCTCCGGGTTCAACCCGTTTGGTCCTCGGCCAGAGAACGAAGCCACCACCGGAGCCGGTTTGATTCCGATCACCGTGCCTTGGAAATCAATGGTAGCCGTTGGACTCGAAGTGGAAGATAGGTAAGCTTTAAGGGCATCGCCTTCATCAGAACCAATTGCGCAAGCGGCGATGATATGAGCATCGCCGACTAACCCCTCGCCGTTGGAAGCTCCATTAGCGAGAATCATACCCACACCGCCTGCTTTTTTCACCACCAAGCCTTTCGCAACTCTCGGACTGCTTCCCCTATCGCAAATCACGATTTTGCCCCTCACGAGTTTGGGATCCAGCGAATTTTCCATGCACAGTGAAGCAGAGAGCAATCCCGATTTCCCCGGATAAACCAGCGGGTACATTTTCCCCTTTAATGGAGCTCCGGCGTAGAGAGAGACTCCTGTGAGCTTGCGACCGTCGCCGAGAATCACCACCGCGGGGAAATTCCTGTCTATCGTGCCAGCTCCGACTGTGGTCAGCCACGGAGCTAAGTTGGTCACTGACATTCCAGTGGGTCCATCATTTCCAGCGGAAGATGAAACAAATACTCCTCTAGAATTAGCACCGTAAGCTCCGATTGCAATAGGGTCGAGATAATACGGCGATGAGATTCCGTCACCACCTCCGATGGATATGGATATGACATCGACGCCGTCATGAACGGCGGCATCGAATGCTGCCAATATATCGGAATCGAAGCAACCGGAATTCTTCCAGCAGACCTTGTAGATGGCCAATCGCGCTTTCGGAGCCACACCCTTTGCGATTCCCGAAGCATAACCCTCCATACTCGCCTTGAAAGCGTACCTTCCAGCGGCAGTCGATGCCGTGTGGGTCCCATGTCCGTCGGCATCTCTCGGTGACCGGAACTCCACCGTCTCGTTGATTCCGGATATCGGGCCGCCGATGGAATTAACCGCCGCCGCCGCCGCTTCGTGTCCTCTGGCGAAAAATCGGGCTCCGACTATCTTCCTGTTACAGTTCTTGGCTGTGAATTTTACACCGGTCTCGCAGACTCCTTTCCAACGAGCCGGCACGGGACCAAGATTCAAATCCGAGAAGCTCCTCCTCTCGGGCGAAATTCCGGTATCAAAAACTCCGACGATAACATCGGAGCCGTAATCGGAGTCGGACCAGAGACCTCTCTGGTTTCTGAGACCGAGAAACTGCGGCGAGCGAGTAGTATGGAGCTGACGGCGTTGATCCTCGAATACGGCCAGGACGGAAGGATGCTTAGTGATGGCGGCAACTTGGTCAGGGTTGAGAGTGGCTGAGAATCCATGGAAAACGGTGTCGTATACATGTAGGATTTGAGGTGGGTCGGCGAACTCGGTAGTGTACCAGTGGTAGTGGGTGGGGAAAACAGAGGGTTTAGAGTGGCTGTCGACCCGAAAAATGAAGGTCTTGAGGTTCTGATCGGAGGACAACGACAGCGTTTGGGGTACGAAATTgcagaagaagaacaagaagaaaaaggataGGGAAGCAGAGAGTAAAGCAGCCATGGGTTTTAGAGAGCGGAGAGAGTGGGAGTGTGTGATAGTAGCACCAAAACAGAGGAGTATctgatataaagaaaaaaaaagacttgggattaagtattattatattaagtcTGTTTACCGTTGTAGTAATTATAAATTAGATTAagctaaaattttttaattcaaaattaaatttttatttccaatttttttattaaaaaaaaaaaaggttgcttTTTGGGGTGAGTAAAATTTTTGTTGAGAGAAACAGAGAGGGGATGATGAGTCAGCCATTTTGCTGTGCGGGGGGACCTAAATTTTAGATTTATAGATGTTCCCGAGGGGATGCTGTTTCCCGTTTGTCTCAAATCAAATCCACATGCGCATAAAAACGACGTCGGCTATTTGGAATTTTGCCAGAGAAAATTGGAAAACaactttcattttgttttccaaaattaaccaaaattatCGTGGGGTTGAAAGAGGCAGATTATGGaggaaaaaatcaaaaaataaaaaaaagaagaaaaaggagaaagagAGTATAAATAAAAGTGACCGATGGGAGTATTGAGGTGGGGTATTTGCCGTTTTGGTTTTTGCTTGTGAGAATTGCAAAAAGGGAAGTTAATTGAGACCGAGACTTGCGGTGTGAAAATGCGACCTTGATATTATTTGGATGATTTGAGGACCGTTTGATTGGTAGAAGTCAAAACATGTTTGTTGGTAATTGGAAAAGTGAAAAATTGATGGGAGTGGGGGATGGGGAATAATTGTGATACCTCCTATAAAGTCTCCCTGTCTGCATTggctttttagtttttgtttgtttaaaccaagttacccaaaaaaaaaaaaaaaggagtttgatAAGGTACAAATCCCACGCGTTTTCCTCACAACATTCTCAGTCGCTTCAATTCTTAGATGCTAATTTCCACTTTTCCtattgattttcaaaaaatgttctctctattctttttttctttttttttttttttttcttttatgttgtaAATTGTAACATATAaggggagaaaaacaaatatatatatatatatatatatatatatatatatataattagtgaaTTATCACAAAAATTCCTTTCTTGTTGAAATCATCGAGGAATTCTTGTTTCAAACTTCCAAATAGACTGAGacagaaaaaaaattagtgaTTGGTTACATAGATAGTTAAGATAAAGATATTCATGCATTGATCATAACCTTGCTCACACGTGCCATCTTGTATCTTCATGCATTAAATGATCGAGCAACACGAATAAGGGCTTTCATAAGTTGCATGCACATTGAGAGATTTACCTACTGGTATCGTGACAGATTTCATGATGCATATGGATTAATTCTGTTTCACATTTCTCCTTTCGTATTTTTAGTTTGTTTGTTAAGATAGGACACAAGAGAAGTCATAATCAACAGACTCGACCTGGCAGCAACAGGTGGTGTATAAACGAACTAGTGTCGTATTTGTATTAAAATTCACTAGTTCAAACAAGATGTGCTTGATTAAaaggtgaaaatatttatattcaaatttatttgttaacttGATAGATCATTCATTACATTAActtatttacatattaaatgGATACAAATTAGCCACCATCACTTTATATGTTTGACTCATCGGaccattatattttatataatattctataaaatattttgcattaaaagaagaaaagagaaaaaaataacattaaccatcaaaatatataaatatatattttagcaaaaactacatatatttttcatttttagttgtcttaacaatattatattataaaccaaaaatagagaaattagaaacatctttttctttttaggaaaaggaaaattgaaaatataaattatttaaaatcgcTACAATTATAATCATAAAACTAGGTTTACTTTTCACTTATAGTACAACTATTAAAATGTCCCTCTTAAAGGGTAAAATGGATCATTTGTGGATTTCACTCATTATGATTTGTTATTATAACAGGTGTTAATATGTTGATCTGTTATCAATCCAATATTTATTAGTCAAACATGAATATTGAATTATTCATGCAGATTTATATCATATTAATAAAGTATGTGAAATTTTACCAGTTTAATCAACACAGTTACGTTGTTAAAtgatctattttcttttattttttgcttttct
This genomic interval carries:
- the LOC107404479 gene encoding subtilisin-like protease SBT1.6; translated protein: MAALLSASLSFFFLFFFCNFVPQTLSLSSDQNLKTFIFRVDSHSKPSVFPTHYHWYTTEFADPPQILHVYDTVFHGFSATLNPDQVAAITKHPSVLAVFEDQRRQLHTTRSPQFLGLRNQRGLWSDSDYGSDVIVGVFDTGISPERRSFSDLNLGPVPARWKGVCETGVKFTAKNCNRKIVGARFFARGHEAAAAAVNSIGGPISGINETVEFRSPRDADGHGTHTASTAAGRYAFKASMEGYASGIAKGVAPKARLAIYKVCWKNSGCFDSDILAAFDAAVHDGVDVISISIGGGDGISSPYYLDPIAIGAYGANSRGVFVSSSAGNDGPTGMSVTNLAPWLTTVGAGTIDRNFPAVVILGDGRKLTGVSLYAGAPLKGKMYPLVYPGKSGLLSASLCMENSLDPKLVRGKIVICDRGSSPRVAKGLVVKKAGGVGMILANGASNGEGLVGDAHIIAACAIGSDEGDALKAYLSSTSSPTATIDFQGTVIGIKPAPVVASFSGRGPNGLNPEILKPDLIAPGVNILAAWTDAVGPTGLDSDLRKTEFNILSGTSMACPHVSGAAALLKSAHPDWSPAAIRSAMMTTASTVNNQNQMMTEESTGKPATPYDFGAGHVNLDLAMDPGLVYDITNDDYVNFLCSIGYGPKVIQVITRSPVHCPAKRPLPENLNYPSIGALFSSAAVGKSSKTFIRTVTNVGETNAVYRVGVQAPKGVTVTVKPSKLVFSPAVKKRSFFATVTADSRNLALGDTGAVFGSFSWTDGKHVVRSPIVVTQIDPL